One Danio rerio strain Tuebingen ecotype United States chromosome 22, GRCz12tu, whole genome shotgun sequence genomic window carries:
- the zgc:171686 gene encoding uncharacterized protein LOC555931, protein MWIFFQRMFVERFRRLIDNGFFFCLCLLIANGVFGADTDEVKSVSVMEGDSVLLNTDVTDVKRDYQILWMFGPHESRIAEIYKQNIDFYDSNGTYGDRLKMDNKTGSLTITKIRIVHSGLYKLNIISSGGSSYLRFSVAVYARLPTPLITEKSTSVQNPSSSSSSVPKCVLNCSVLNVSNASLSWYKGNSLFSSIEVSDLNNSIYLHLECLDDSYSCVVAYSFTNQTTHLNNTQHCQTCSGAVQRSHIILPSAFAVFLALVCAVLLCCHRRKCKQMGKANIQEEEMDYAEPIFCTQRLQNTDVITEDHTVYSSIRT, encoded by the exons atgtggattttttttcagAGGATGTTTGTTGAGCGGTTTAGGAGACTCATTGACAACGGATTCttcttttgtttgtgtttgttgatcGCAAATG GTGTGTTTGGTGCTGATACAGATGAAGTAAAGTCAGTATCTGTGATGGAGGGCGACTCTGTCCTTCTGAATACAGATGTTACTGATGTAAAAAGAGATTATCAGATACTGTGGATGTTTGGACCTCATGAGAGTCGGATAGCTGAAATCTATAAGCAGAACATAGATTTTTATGACAGTAATGGGACATATGGAGACAGACTGAAGATGGACAATaaaactggatctctgaccatcacaaaAATTAGAATTGTACACTCTGGACtgtataaactaaacatcatCAGCAGTGGAGGATCTTCATACCTGAGATTCAGTGTTGCTGTCTATG CTCGTCTGCCCACTCCTCTCATCACAGAGAAATCTACATCAGTTCAAaatccttcatcatcatcatcatcagtcccCAAATGTGTGCTAAACTGTTCTGTGTTGAACGTGAGCAATGCgagtctctcctggtacaaaggaaacagtTTATTCTCCAGCATTGAAGTGTCTGATCTTAACAACAGCATTTATCTGCACCTGGAGTGTCTGGATGATTCGTACAGCTGCGTTGTGGCTTATTCATTCACCAACCAGACTACACACCTCAACAACACGCAACACTGTCAGACATGTTCAG GGGCTGTTCAGCGCTCACACATAATACTGCCGAGTGCTTTTGCTGTATTTCTGGCATTGGTGTGTGCTGTATTACTGTGCTGTCACCGcagaaaatgtaaacaaatgggAAAAG CCAATATTCAAGAGGAAGAGATGGATTATGCTGAACCAATATTCTGTACACAACGTCTTCAGAATACG GACGTCATTACGGAAGATCACACAGTGTACTCAAGTATCAGGACATGA
- the zgc:171686 gene encoding uncharacterized protein isoform X1: MWIFFQRMFVERFRRLIDNGFFFCLCLLIANGVFGADTDEVKSVSVMEGDSVLLNTDVTDVKRDYQILWMFGPHESRIAEIYKQNIDFYDSNGTYGDRLKMDNKTGSLTITKIRIVHSGLYKLNIISSGGSSYLRFSVAVYGRHYGRSHSVLKYQDMS; the protein is encoded by the exons atgtggattttttttcagAGGATGTTTGTTGAGCGGTTTAGGAGACTCATTGACAACGGATTCttcttttgtttgtgtttgttgatcGCAAATG GTGTGTTTGGTGCTGATACAGATGAAGTAAAGTCAGTATCTGTGATGGAGGGCGACTCTGTCCTTCTGAATACAGATGTTACTGATGTAAAAAGAGATTATCAGATACTGTGGATGTTTGGACCTCATGAGAGTCGGATAGCTGAAATCTATAAGCAGAACATAGATTTTTATGACAGTAATGGGACATATGGAGACAGACTGAAGATGGACAATaaaactggatctctgaccatcacaaaAATTAGAATTGTACACTCTGGACtgtataaactaaacatcatCAGCAGTGGAGGATCTTCATACCTGAGATTCAGTGTTGCTGTCTATG GACGTCATTACGGAAGATCACACAGTGTACTCAAGTATCAGGACATGAGTTGA